Within the Telopea speciosissima isolate NSW1024214 ecotype Mountain lineage chromosome 4, Tspe_v1, whole genome shotgun sequence genome, the region AATAACACCAGGATTTCGTGGAAAATCGCCTACTAAGTGTGAGTCTTAATGACACGGAAAAATGATGCAAAAACAAATACACATACAAgaaacacaaggatttacgtggttcagctTTTAGCCTACATCCATGGGTGAAAACGGCGAGATAATTTCACTATTAAACAATTGGAGAATACAAGAACACTCTCTCATTCTAACCTAAAGCCCAAATATGCCCCCTGAATTCTTCCTATCTCTCAAACAGAAATATTATAAGAACTCTGTGTATTCTATTCATGGTTATTCTGTAACTGTTGAGTTGTTTCTTCAAGGACCTCTCCCTTTATATTTATAGATGAGGAGAGGGGAAGAATTCTGCATATTGACATGCAAGGTGCAACTCCTAATTCATGAATACGTGCACCGTCCTTTGTGAGCATTGTCAATGGCCGGTGCCCTCTTTTACCTAGCAACACCTCTTTTTCAACAAGGTGGATGCCGACCATGACGTGCATCCTCCTGTCTACACTTTGCTTCTCaattttcctcttcttgttCATTAATGTGAGAGACATTTTGTCTTCATCACATTAATAGCAAGCaaccccatctcttttctttttttttttctttcaaacaaCATTAATGGAGTGGTTGTGGTGTTATTCAAATAAGGAATATGAGGCTGCCTTATTTGACTTATTCAAGTCATATTACGATAATTCTCCACCTTGACTTGAATTCTCCTATGCTCAAAAAACAATCTTCTCCAGTTATCTCCACCTCAGCCCCCAATGGGGCTCTCATATGCTACTGACGCCGATCAAGTCCAAGCAGTGCTTGAACTTGACTACTGGAATATGCTTGGTCATCATATCTACTGGATTTTCTGCCATTGGAATCTTCTTGATCGTGATTCCTCCTTGAGAGATTATATCTCGAATGAAATGAACTCTAAcatcaatatgcttggttcttTCATGATACATCTGATTTTTGGTCAAATGTATGACACTCTGGCTGTCGCAATACACAACCGTCAGATCCTATTGTAAGCCTAGATCACCAACCAAACCTCTCAGCCACAAAGCTTCTTTTACTGCCTCTGTTGCAGCCATGTACTCAGCTTCTGTCGTAGACAAGGCAACTACAGATTGTAATGTTGCCTTCCAGCTAATGGCACAACCAGAGAGAGTGAAAACATAACCTGTTAGAGATCTTCTTCTATCCAGATCTCCAGCATAATCAGAATCAACTAAACTGACGACATGTCTGCTGGAATCACTGTTCCTGTCATACACAAAGCCAATATCTGCAGTACCCTTCAAGTAGTGCAATATCCATTTCACTGCCTGCCAATACATCTTATCAGGATGTCCCATATATCTACTGACAACACTGATAGCTTATGAAATGTCTGGTCGAGTGCACACCATGGTATACATTATACTGCCAACTACACTAGCATAAGGAACACGAGACATGTACTCCTCCTCTTCAGTTTGAGGTGATAATTCACCTGAAAGCTTAAAATGAGCAGAAAGTGGGGTAATTACAGGCGTTAAACTCTGCATACTGAATCACTCAAGCACCTTCTCGATGTACTTCTTCTGAGATAAGTACAGCCTGCCTGCTCATCGATGTCTGCGAATCTCTATACCCAAAATTTTCTTGGTTGCtcccaagtctttcatctcGAACTCACTACTCAACTGAGTCTTCAACCTTTTAATTTCTTACATGGTCTTGGAAGCAATTAACATATCGTCAACATACAATAATAAGTACACAAAAGATCCATCTAAGAGCTTCCCGTGATAAACACAGTAATCATACTCACTCCTTAAGTAACCATGTTTGACCATGAAAGTGTCGAACCGCTTCTACCATTGTCTAGGAGACTGCTTCAGGCTGTACAAAGATTTCttcaacatgcaaacatgatgttCTTTTCCTTGAATACTAAACCCCTCTGGTTGTTGCATATAAATCtgctcctccaactttccatgTAGAAAGGTTGTCTTGACATTGAGCTGTTCACGCTCTAAGTCAAACAGTGCAATGAACGATAGCAACATGCGAATAGAACTATGCTTCATGACAGGTGAGAATACTTCGTTGAAGTCGACACCTTCCTTCTGAGTATAGCCCTTCGCCACTAAACATGCTTTAACCTTGCATCTTCAACCCCTAGAGTTCCTTCTTTCTTCTGGAAGACCCATTTGCACCAAGCAATTTTTTGGCCTTTGGATCATTTCACCAACTCCCAAGTATGATTCTTGTAAAGAGATTCAATCTCCTCAGTCATGGCAATAGTCCACTGAGTAGACTCAGAACCCGAGATAACTTGCTGATACGTGGAAGATTCTTCTACGTTCTCAGCTACAGATAATGCATAAGCAACAGAATCTGCATACCTCTGAGGttgtctaatttgtcttttttgTCTGCCGATGGCAATAGTGTACTGTTCTTCCACTTCTTCTGCTTCCTCCTGGATGGGCTGTGAATCGTCTGGAGTTTCAACTTCTAACTCTATCCTTTTACTGACATCGTGGTCTTTTCCTGCATCGATAGACTCATCCTTTTGCTAGTGTAGCTTAGCAGACTCATCAAATTTTACATTTCTACTGATAAGAAACCCAGGTGACTTAGGATCAGTGCACCGCAACCTGTATCCTTTCACACCTGATGTATAGCCTAGGAATATGCATTTTCGTGCCCTTGGCTCAAGTTTACCAGCATTCACATGAGCATATGCAGGGCAACCGAATACTCTCAAAGTAGAGTAATCAGCAGGAGTACCAGACCATATTTCTTCATGGGTCTTGCACTCGATAGCAATCGATGGAGACCTATTCACCAAATAACAAGCAGTGTTAactgcttcagcccaaaagTCCTTAGAGAGACCATCGTTTAATAGCATGCAACACGCCCTCTATAAGGGACTTCTGTTCGTCCGTTTTATgactccattttgttgtggtattTTTACAATAGTGCGGTGTCTCACTATGCCTTCATTCTTGCAGAACTTGTTGAACTCCTTTTCACAAAATTCTATGTCATTGTCGGTTCTCAGTCGGTTTATTTTCTTCCCAGTCTGCTTCTCAATCAATGCCTTCCATTGCTTGAAGTTGACAAATACATCATTTTTGTGCTTCAATAAATACACCCAGACCTTTCTCAAAAAGTCATCGATAAAGGTCAAGAGATATCAATAGCCACCCTTTGATTGTACAGGAGCGGGACCTCAAAGGTCTGAGTGGATGTAATCTACTGCACCTTTGGTCCTGTGGACTGCCGTGCTGAACTTGACTCTGCACTGCTTACCAAAGACACAATGCTCACAGAAGTCCAACTTTTCAGTGTTCTGACCGCACAACAAACCTCGTTTGCTCAGAATCTTCATGCCCCGTTCACTCATATGCCCAAGCCGCATATGCCATAGATGAGTGGTATCACTTTCTAAGTTTTTTGACTAAAAAATTGACGCAGTACCTGATACAGTGTTACCTCGAAGGTAATAGAGACCGTTAGTCAATTGCCCCTTCATCACGATCAGAGCACCCTTGCAGACTTTGAGAACTCCACCTATTGATGAATATTTGTAGCATTTGGAGTCGAGAGTTTCCAAAGATATGcaattcttcttcaattctggaGTATGCCGAACATCTGTCAAAATCCTCACAACGCCGTCATGCATCTTGATTCGAATTGTTCCCACACCTATAATTTTGCAAGCCATATTATTTCCTATCACGACAGTGCCACCATTGGTTGATAGATAGGTAGTAAACCAATCTTTCTTTGGACATATGTGAAAGGAACAAGCCGAATAAAAAATCCTTTCATTTTCCAAACGACCGACGGTCACGGACAAGACATTTTCTGCAACATTAGAATGCTCCTCTACGACATCTGCTTCATCACTTGTAGAGGTTTtacctttgtttcctttatctTTTTTCTCTGGACAGTCTTTTCTGAAGTGCCCTTCCTTGTGACAGTGGTAACACTTAATTTTTCTGGACTTGGATTTTGAGCGACCTCTGTTTCTTGAACCTCTTGCTTTATCTCTACCTCTCACAACCAGACCCTCTGCCTGGTTTTCTAGTCCAATTTCAGATACTCTCTTTCTCAACTACTGAGAGTTTAAAGAGGCTTTAACATCCTCCATAGAAACACTATCCTTTCCATAGAGTAGAGTATCAACGAAATGGTCGTATTTGGGAGGTAGAGAACATAATACAATCAAGGCTTGGTCCTCATCACTAATTTTAACATCAACATTTTTTAAGTCCATAATGATTTATTGAACTCATCAAGGTGCTCATTTATTTGTGTATCTTCTTTCATCCGCAGGGTGTATAACCGTTGCTTCAGGTTCAGCCAGTTCGTGAGAGATTTTTGCAAGTACAACTTCTCCAATTTCTTCCATAGATCGGAATCTGTCTCTTCGTCTGCAACTTCTCGCAATACCTCGTTCATCAGGGTCAATTATAAAGCACTATGTGCCCTTGCCAGCAAGTCTTCCTTGTCTGCTTTTGCCATACTTGCAGGTAACTTTTCTTTACCCTCTAAAGCCTTGTACAACCCTTGTGTAACAAGCGAAGCTTTCATTTTGATACACTACAGGCTGAAGCTGTTTCGCCCATCAAATTTCTCGATCTCATACTTAGTAGCTGAGACGTGTGCAGCCATCGTAACAAGACACCAATAGAtagtggctttgataccaatttgttGTGAAAATACCAGGATTTCATGGAAATCACCTACTAAGTGCGGGTCTTAATGACATGAGAAAATGACGCAAaaataaacacacacacaagaaaCACAAGGGTTTACATGGTTCGGCTTTTAGCCTACATCCACGTGTGAAGACTGCGAGATGATTTCACTATTAAACAATTGGAGAATACAAGAACACTCACTCACTCTAACCCAAAGCCCAAATACACCCCCTGAATTCTTCTCATCTCTCAAACAAAAATATTATAAGAACTCTGTGTATTCTATTCACGATTATTCTGTAACCATTGAGTTATTTTTTCAAGGACCTCTcccttcctatttatagatgAGGAGAGGGGACGAATTCTGCACATTGACATGCAAGGTGCAACTCttaatttatgaaaacaaaCACCATCCCTCGTGAGTATTGTCAATGGTCGGTGCCCTCTTTTACCTAGCAACATCTCTTTTTCAACAAGGTGGATGCCGACCATGACGTGCATCCTCCTTTCTACACTTTACTTCtcaatttttctcttcttgttcattAATGTGAGAGACATTTTGTCTTCATCACATTAATAGCAAACAACCccccatctcttttttttttcatgcaacCTTAATGGAGCTGTTGTGGTGTTATTCAAACAAGGAATATGAGGCTACCTTATTTGACTTGTTCAAGTCATATTACGACAGTTGGCACAACAGACAGGCTAAAAAAGTGAATAACCAGAAGCAATTGATGTGGTGTAATGGGATTTATGAAGCCAACCCAGAtagttgtttatttatttgtttggtgAAGGGACACTAATAACAGATTGAATGAATCATTTTTCGTGCTGCTACATTGGTCTCTCATTAGGCAAACTATATGATAAAAAGTAGAAGCAGATATAGATCAACTTACCCTTCGTCACGGCCCAACGTCTTCCAGATCTATCAAAGGCGAGCCCTGCTAACTTCAAACAATCAAACTCACAATAATTTTGAGAGCTCCAAAGTTGGGAACGAAGGCTTCTGTTAGCAAACCATGGTGGGAGCAGGGAGCTTGCTCGAGTCATTTTGGGAGCTTTAGAAGTTGGGGATGAGTTTGTAAGAAACAATACTTGCGAAGAAGGAatgggaagggaagggaaaatcCGAAAGATAGGGTTTaatccaccttttttttttttttttttttaagtctaaaaattaaatcaaaattataattataCCCTTAAAAAATGTATATGCGTATTAAACGTCTGTTTAAAATGTGAACTCCAGCCATATGCATTTTTTCCTGTATGTTTGGGAAGCATATGGGAAAACACATTTTAAACGAAAAAATACAGGAATAGCGTTTAAAACGTGTTTTTGCTAACAGTTGTCCGAGACCAGTCAAGATCTCGCTACTCTCGCTGGTCTCGACAAAgaacccccaaaaaacccaatttGCATGGTTTTGATCCCATTTTCCATTGAAAATTCGTTGGATTGCacgaagaagcttcatccaacgtAAAATTTGCTACATCTACAACAAATCCAAAGAAGTCTGAAGAAGTATGGAGGATTACAAGGAGCATGGCCATGAGATCACTGGTGCATCTCAGCCTCAATATGACTATGAGTATGACCGTGAGAGCACCGGTTCCAATTATAGTAGCTATGGTCAGTTCGGGTAGCTGCAGGTTAGTACACTCTGCACATGAGTTCGACAGTTGGAGCATTGGATCTTGTTTTGTGGACGACATATTCAAAGTCCCAACCCAACCATACATGCCGATGGTAGTTCAACAACCTAGTGGCAGTAGTAGTGGATCTATTTCATCGCAACTGTCTCttccatatcctaggatagggtATCTTCAGTAGTTCAGTTAGTCGATAACAAGACTTATATGAATTGTGTCAAAGACTACGTGTAATTCTTCATTAGCACTATGACATGAGAATCCAATGTGGCACATTCAAAGGCTTACATGATTCAACAATATGGCTTAGGATGATAGAAgtatatgttaagattgatgtattttgcacttttacattttaaatgcttatttaagttgttttaaattaattgtattctttgattgctttctattgctaaattatgtgtagaataggtcCTATTAGTACGTCGTAGCCTTCCAAAAtagggtccaaagtcaaactcctatttggacttgaTTTTGGacaatctgatagtgtcattgtgtttaaatggctcAAAATAGACTATGTACTAAGTTTCATGActaaactaggtcaaaaacccaccgaaatcatcaattgagttaaaaaaaaaaaatgcaccgaTTCACCGAGATCTTGACCCAACTCAGTTTTTTGGCTAGGCAAAACCAGTACCAaaaccgagttctcgaaccatgcttGAAATGGGGCTTGATATGGTTAAATATGATGAAAAAGTAGGATTTTGGGGAGCTCCAGTCACAAACAAAATAATGGGATCTCAAGTTTTAGAATGGGAGTGGGGTAGAACCCCGAAATGGGCAAAGAGGGTGTTTAAGGCATTGAAATGGGCAGAGAGACCAGCAAGGGCGTGTTTCCAGAGAAAAATCCCAGTCCCCCTTCAAATGAGGgaggtcctctatttataggggcCTTGACGCTTTATGGTGCCACAGTAGGGTGTCTCATACCACTGCGGCCCCCCGCAGAGATCAAAATTGATCTCTGCACAACCAGTGTCTTCAAAGGGGTTTTTTAGGGCCTTTCAGGGTTCTAGGAAAGTCCGGGAGAAGTGCCAATACCCATCCATGTCCAGTCATCGTCATAACTGGGAGGGGTGACAAAATACAGTATTTACACTGGGAAAGAGGGGTAATGTGGGGTGTTTGAAACACCAGGAGAGAATGGAGTTGGAGCTTTGCTTGTTGTGGGAGAgaatcagaaaagaaatttaGGATAGAGGACTTCGAGTATATATAGGGTGATtatagggtagtgatagtaatcaCCCCTTATATTAACATGTGACCATGTTAAAATGAACTGCCACATGTCTGAAtaaatataagggaaaaagaaatctatttgaGAGCATGGCTATGTAAGCAATcgcatgtgtctatctctctcctcccatgtgaaaagacatccctacccccttgttttgagtaGGAAGAGAGAGACATAGAGAGCATGCTCCCAGACAGATAGGCAAGAGAATGTTACTTGGTCGCGTGGCCCCTACGTTGAAAGCATGCACACAAGCATCACAGGTGGCGAGAtttcacctttccatgggggtagagtggtcatttcccACATGTCTAGGCGCAGCGGCCagcgaccaggtagcgttcttttcccaTTGTattttggggaaagttttcctcGGGCAGGCAATTTATTCGAAGAAGCAAGGTACGGGGATTTCGCCCCTAGTAAAAAACCAGAATACAGGCTGCGATACCGCCACCAGCTCCAGGAAATCTCTTTACAATCTAGCTAGCGATTCCTTGCACCAATActcaagggagaagaagaaaaagaaatgttgaGTTGTGCGTGTTGCAGACCCGTAAATTTGGTGAAAACTGTGAAAAACAATTTCGTCCAATCAAGAAGAACTAGAGTTGATATGGGAAGGGTACCGTTTTatagagatggtggtggtgaaagATCGATGGGTTCAATGGGCCGTGGCGTGAGAGCTTCCATGGTGGATTCTTCTGAAAGCTCTTCTAACTTTGTTAAGCGCATGGAGCAGGCTTGGCTAATCTCTCAGGTATTCCTTTTCCCGTCTCCtcttgcttttgtttttttccaggTTTGAATGATGAACGAATTCCTTTTCTGGATTTTTGCACTTtggtgtttttattttaaattcaatGGCTCTTTTGATTAATTGAAGGGATAGAGAGAAGCAAAGTATTCGgatattcttttattagttcacagattttatttttatttttttctttcctggcGTTCATAATTAAAGCGCAGTAGCTAAAAAGGGAATTATCAAGTTATTCTAAACAGAAGGTGCCTATGGCGAAGAACGTTTGTTTATTCTGAATTTGTTTTCTTATACTGATTTATACGCAACTGACGAACAATTTCTATAATTGGTAGTATTTTCCTATTGAGCATGTTTTGATATTTCAAGGTCACCCTTTGATTGTCTTATTTTGATTAAAGGTCATGATTCTCTTTTATAGTTTGACTTGCGTGtacatttggttgtgcttggaGAATTTTGATGAGCTTACTTTCAATTTAGGTCTGGAACCTGAAGACACATCTCAGGGATATTAGATTGTGGATGCATGATGTTAGGATCGGAGATTTCCCAAGAGCGGGGTGAATTGAGATTATAAAATTTGAAGACCAAAACAAGGTTAAAAAAATTATCGACAATGATGAACGCAGAAGCTATGAGTTTttgaacacacacacacacactctcaaaAAGATGTTAAGGGGGTAAAGAGGAATAAGCATGAGAGAACACAACAATAGATTTACAGTGGTTTGGGCAGCTCCTTATGTCCACTACCAAGGCTCCTCAAGCACTTGGATGTCCACTATCTCAATTGTTTTCGTAGGTTGCAATTAAACCCTTACACTTGTAGTTTTTACTCGTTTCACTACAAATCCAAGTTGTTTTCCAAGGCTCGCACCAAAACCCGACAATGTCACCTCGTGACTCATCTTGTGTAGACAAACTTCCATACAAGGAACTTATAACACTTTCTAGACAGGACTTAAGTATCTG harbors:
- the LOC122660478 gene encoding uncharacterized protein LOC122660478, whose protein sequence is MLSCACCRPVNLVKTVKNNFVQSRRTRVDMGRVPFYRDGGGERSMGSMGRGVRASMVDSSESSSNFVKRMEQAWLISQQPRPVVCSTCNSNGHVECKWCGGTGFFMIGDNMLCHVHSRNSNCIICAGKGSMCCSDCKGTGFRAKWLGEPPIHK